From a single Camarhynchus parvulus chromosome 6, STF_HiC, whole genome shotgun sequence genomic region:
- the SFR1 gene encoding swi5-dependent recombination DNA repair protein 1 homolog, which yields MEESVLDKLPSLCSTPKDSGAPPAQGTSSGKQQMSAALRERLRKTRRSFNANFTVAKRLKIDTEEKDTAGAATECLPETSADCSRLQDGSENLEGNGTGHTCFKSPSQESDPCGSAENLDVLQIDLGQQQSLEEKVKLEKQVQEKEELLRRLKMVKMYRSKNNLSELQALIVKWRSSTQLMLYELQSAFSADGKKVSLTQLIDTFGLEDQLLHYSRTEEDFVDA from the exons ATGGAAGAGTCAGTGCTGGATAAATTGCCATCTTTGTGCAGTACTCCAAAGGATTCTGGGGCACCACCTGCACAGGGGACCAGTTCAGGGAAACAG caaATGAGTGCAGCTCTGAGGGAACGATTAAGGAAAACAAGACGTTCATTTAATGCCAATTTTACAGTGGCAAAGCGGCTCAAAATagacactgaagaaaaagacactgctggtgctgccactgAATGCTTGCCAGAGACAAGTGCAGACTGTTCCAGGTTACAAGATGGTTCTGAAAACCTGGAAGGAAATGGCACTGGACATACATGTTTCAAAAGTCCCTCACAGGAGAGTGATCCCTGTGGATCAGCAGAGAATTTGGATGTGCTACAGATTGATCTTGGTCAGCAACAGTCCCTTGAAGAGAAAGTAAAGCTAGAGAAACAAgtgcaggagaaggaagagctgcTTCGTAGGCTCAAAATGGTGAAGATGTATCGATCCAAG AACAACCTGTCTGAGCTGCAGGCTTTGATAGTGAAGTGGAGGAGTAGCACCCAGCTGATGCTGTATGAGCTGCAATCGGCCTTTTCTGCAGATGGCAAGAAAGTGAGTCTCACTCAGCTCATCGACACTTTTGGGTTAGAAGACCAGTTACTGCACTACAGCAGAACAGAAGAAGATTTTGTAGATGCATAA